One window from the genome of Drosophila albomicans strain 15112-1751.03 chromosome 2L, ASM965048v2, whole genome shotgun sequence encodes:
- the LOC117565958 gene encoding sorting nexin-6 isoform X3, translating into MMDGMDESSSPLANNGTMEISSPNPLAPTTTTNGSGTATSPDSSSSAPATPAALGENALHVEISDALSEKEKVKFTVHTRTTLPGFSKKDNNVVRQHEEFVWLHDRIEENEDYAGYIIPPCPPRPDFDASREKLQRLGEGEGNMTKEEFKKMKSELEAEYLATFKKTVAMHEVFLRRLASHPVFRIDNHLKVFLEYDQDLCAKPRKKMAIFGGFVKSLGKTTDEILLSATVRDVNDFFENELQFLTEYHGHLREAASRTEKMTQRHKDVGDSHQKISNALTQLSTTEKGNVETFVAKAAEVFERIKNLETRVASDQDLKLGDTLRYYQRDSDAAKALLIRRLRCLAAYETANRNLEKARSKNKDAETAQAEACEKFESMSACGKEELIGFRNRRVAAFKKSLVELSELEIKHAKNQYDYLRQSLLALKEIA; encoded by the exons ATGATG GACGGTATGGATGAGTCAAGCAGCCCCTTGGCTAACAATGGCACCATGGAAATCTCATCGCCAAATCCATTAgcaccgacaacaacaacaaatggaagCGGAACAGCAACTTCGCCAGACAGCTCATCATCAGCCCCAGCGACGCCAGCGGCATTGGGAGAAAATGCGCTGCATGTGGAGATCTCAGATGCGTTGAGTGAGAAGGAGAAGGTCAAGTTCACGgtccacacacgcacaacgcTGCCCGGGTTCTCGAAGAAGGACAACAATGTGGTGCGACAACATGAGGAATTTGTTTGGCTGCACGATCGCATCGAAGAGAACGAAGACTATGCTGGTTATATT ATTCCGCCATGTCCCCCGCGTCCGGACTTTGATGCATCGCGCGAGAAATTGCAGCGCTTAGGCGAAGGAGAGGGAAACATGACCAAAGAGGAGttcaaaaaaatgaaatcggAATTGGAAGC CGAGTATTTGGCAACGTTCAAAAAAACCGTTGCCATGCACGAAGTATTCTTGCGTCGACTTGCCAGTCATCCAGTGTTTCGCATCGATAATCATCTGAAGGTATTCCTGGAATACGATCAGGATTTGTGCGCTAAACCACGCAAGAAGATGGCCATTTTTGGTGGCTTTGTGAAGTCGCTGGGCAAAACAACAGATGAAATACTGTTGAGCGCTACAGTGCGTGATGTCAATGATTTCTTTGAGAATGAATTGCAGTTCCTTACTGAGTACCATGGTCATTTACGTGAGGCTGCCTCACGCACTGAGAAGATGACACAGCGTCACAAAGATGTGGGAGACTCACATCAAAAGATATCAAATGCCTTGACACAGCTCTCAACAACTGAGAAGGGCAACGTTGAAACATTTGTGGCTAAGGCTGCTGAAGTATTTGAACGCATCAAG AATCTGGAGACACGTGTGGCCAGCGATCAGGATCTGAAACTGGGCGATACTCTGCGCTATTATCAACGTGACAGCGATGCAGCGAAGGCGTTATTGATTCGCCGCCTTCGCTGCTTGGCAGCCTATGAGACGGCCAATCGCAACTTGGAGAAGGCGCGATCCAAGAACAAAGAT GCTGAAACTGCACAGGCGGAGGCTTGCGAGAAGTTCGAATCTATGTCCGCTTGCGGAAAGGAGGAGCTGATTGGCTTCCGCAATCGACGTGTTGCTGCCTTTAAAAAGAG TCTCGTTGAGCTCTCGGAGCTGGAGATTAAGCATGCCAAAAACCAATACGACTATTTGCGCCAATCGCTTTTGGCCCTCAAGGAAATTGCCTGA
- the LOC117565958 gene encoding sorting nexin-32 isoform X1, whose translation MMDGMDESSSPLANNGTMEISSPNPLAPTTTTNGSGTATSPDSSSSAPATPAALGENALHVEISDALSEKEKVKFTVHTRTTLPGFSKKDNNVVRQHEEFVWLHDRIEENEDYAGYIIPPCPPRPDFDASREKLQRLGEGEGNMTKEEFKKMKSELEAEYLATFKKTVAMHEVFLRRLASHPVFRIDNHLKVFLEYDQDLCAKPRKKMAIFGGFVKSLGKTTDEILLSATVRDVNDFFENELQFLTEYHGHLREAASRTEKMTQRHKDVGDSHQKISNALTQLSTTEKGNVETFVAKAAEVFERIKNLETRVASDQDLKLGDTLRYYQRDSDAAKALLIRRLRCLAAYETANRNLEKARSKNKDVHAPLEVQEAETAQAEACEKFESMSACGKEELIGFRNRRVAAFKKSLVELSELEIKHAKNQYDYLRQSLLALKEIA comes from the exons ATGATG GACGGTATGGATGAGTCAAGCAGCCCCTTGGCTAACAATGGCACCATGGAAATCTCATCGCCAAATCCATTAgcaccgacaacaacaacaaatggaagCGGAACAGCAACTTCGCCAGACAGCTCATCATCAGCCCCAGCGACGCCAGCGGCATTGGGAGAAAATGCGCTGCATGTGGAGATCTCAGATGCGTTGAGTGAGAAGGAGAAGGTCAAGTTCACGgtccacacacgcacaacgcTGCCCGGGTTCTCGAAGAAGGACAACAATGTGGTGCGACAACATGAGGAATTTGTTTGGCTGCACGATCGCATCGAAGAGAACGAAGACTATGCTGGTTATATT ATTCCGCCATGTCCCCCGCGTCCGGACTTTGATGCATCGCGCGAGAAATTGCAGCGCTTAGGCGAAGGAGAGGGAAACATGACCAAAGAGGAGttcaaaaaaatgaaatcggAATTGGAAGC CGAGTATTTGGCAACGTTCAAAAAAACCGTTGCCATGCACGAAGTATTCTTGCGTCGACTTGCCAGTCATCCAGTGTTTCGCATCGATAATCATCTGAAGGTATTCCTGGAATACGATCAGGATTTGTGCGCTAAACCACGCAAGAAGATGGCCATTTTTGGTGGCTTTGTGAAGTCGCTGGGCAAAACAACAGATGAAATACTGTTGAGCGCTACAGTGCGTGATGTCAATGATTTCTTTGAGAATGAATTGCAGTTCCTTACTGAGTACCATGGTCATTTACGTGAGGCTGCCTCACGCACTGAGAAGATGACACAGCGTCACAAAGATGTGGGAGACTCACATCAAAAGATATCAAATGCCTTGACACAGCTCTCAACAACTGAGAAGGGCAACGTTGAAACATTTGTGGCTAAGGCTGCTGAAGTATTTGAACGCATCAAG AATCTGGAGACACGTGTGGCCAGCGATCAGGATCTGAAACTGGGCGATACTCTGCGCTATTATCAACGTGACAGCGATGCAGCGAAGGCGTTATTGATTCGCCGCCTTCGCTGCTTGGCAGCCTATGAGACGGCCAATCGCAACTTGGAGAAGGCGCGATCCAAGAACAAAGATGTACATGCG CCTTTGGAGGTGCAAGAG GCTGAAACTGCACAGGCGGAGGCTTGCGAGAAGTTCGAATCTATGTCCGCTTGCGGAAAGGAGGAGCTGATTGGCTTCCGCAATCGACGTGTTGCTGCCTTTAAAAAGAG TCTCGTTGAGCTCTCGGAGCTGGAGATTAAGCATGCCAAAAACCAATACGACTATTTGCGCCAATCGCTTTTGGCCCTCAAGGAAATTGCCTGA
- the LOC117565958 gene encoding sorting nexin-32 isoform X2, with the protein MMDGMDESSSPLANNGTMEISSPNPLAPTTTTNGSGTATSPDSSSSAPATPAALGENALHVEISDALSEKEKVKFTVHTRTTLPGFSKKDNNVVRQHEEFVWLHDRIEENEDYAGYIIPPCPPRPDFDASREKLQRLGEGEGNMTKEEFKKMKSELEAEYLATFKKTVAMHEVFLRRLASHPVFRIDNHLKVFLEYDQDLCAKPRKKMAIFGGFVKSLGKTTDEILLSATVRDVNDFFENELQFLTEYHGHLREAASRTEKMTQRHKDVGDSHQKISNALTQLSTTEKGNVETFVAKAAEVFERIKNLETRVASDQDLKLGDTLRYYQRDSDAAKALLIRRLRCLAAYETANRNLEKARSKNKDVHAAETAQAEACEKFESMSACGKEELIGFRNRRVAAFKKSLVELSELEIKHAKNQYDYLRQSLLALKEIA; encoded by the exons ATGATG GACGGTATGGATGAGTCAAGCAGCCCCTTGGCTAACAATGGCACCATGGAAATCTCATCGCCAAATCCATTAgcaccgacaacaacaacaaatggaagCGGAACAGCAACTTCGCCAGACAGCTCATCATCAGCCCCAGCGACGCCAGCGGCATTGGGAGAAAATGCGCTGCATGTGGAGATCTCAGATGCGTTGAGTGAGAAGGAGAAGGTCAAGTTCACGgtccacacacgcacaacgcTGCCCGGGTTCTCGAAGAAGGACAACAATGTGGTGCGACAACATGAGGAATTTGTTTGGCTGCACGATCGCATCGAAGAGAACGAAGACTATGCTGGTTATATT ATTCCGCCATGTCCCCCGCGTCCGGACTTTGATGCATCGCGCGAGAAATTGCAGCGCTTAGGCGAAGGAGAGGGAAACATGACCAAAGAGGAGttcaaaaaaatgaaatcggAATTGGAAGC CGAGTATTTGGCAACGTTCAAAAAAACCGTTGCCATGCACGAAGTATTCTTGCGTCGACTTGCCAGTCATCCAGTGTTTCGCATCGATAATCATCTGAAGGTATTCCTGGAATACGATCAGGATTTGTGCGCTAAACCACGCAAGAAGATGGCCATTTTTGGTGGCTTTGTGAAGTCGCTGGGCAAAACAACAGATGAAATACTGTTGAGCGCTACAGTGCGTGATGTCAATGATTTCTTTGAGAATGAATTGCAGTTCCTTACTGAGTACCATGGTCATTTACGTGAGGCTGCCTCACGCACTGAGAAGATGACACAGCGTCACAAAGATGTGGGAGACTCACATCAAAAGATATCAAATGCCTTGACACAGCTCTCAACAACTGAGAAGGGCAACGTTGAAACATTTGTGGCTAAGGCTGCTGAAGTATTTGAACGCATCAAG AATCTGGAGACACGTGTGGCCAGCGATCAGGATCTGAAACTGGGCGATACTCTGCGCTATTATCAACGTGACAGCGATGCAGCGAAGGCGTTATTGATTCGCCGCCTTCGCTGCTTGGCAGCCTATGAGACGGCCAATCGCAACTTGGAGAAGGCGCGATCCAAGAACAAAGATGTACATGCG GCTGAAACTGCACAGGCGGAGGCTTGCGAGAAGTTCGAATCTATGTCCGCTTGCGGAAAGGAGGAGCTGATTGGCTTCCGCAATCGACGTGTTGCTGCCTTTAAAAAGAG TCTCGTTGAGCTCTCGGAGCTGGAGATTAAGCATGCCAAAAACCAATACGACTATTTGCGCCAATCGCTTTTGGCCCTCAAGGAAATTGCCTGA